A genomic window from Cutibacterium acnes includes:
- a CDS encoding aldehyde dehydrogenase EutE, whose product MTTTAVPPTSTQLCGVFADVNAAVAAAREAFLAFSDCSLAQRRTFINAVREAASQQERLEYMATAAVEETGMGNAHHKVLKNLYAATRTPGVEDLVMEARQGDDGLTTLEYSPYGVIGAITPTTNPTETIICNTVGMLAAGNTVVFSPHPRARHLSAWLVDVLNRAMVEAGAPDNLITVITEPTPDTTKALINHPDITMLVATGGPQIVNMVLSSGKKAIGAGSGNPPAVVDETADVAKAASDIVQGASFDNNLPCTAEKEVIVVAEVLPQLMTAMTANGAQVVSDPEELAKLRSLLLDTSGTRPNTAWVGQDAQKILRTAGIEPHQDTRLVTMVTDPSDPFVQVEMLMPVVPVVPVTDYLTAIDLAVELEHGNRHTAIMHSKDVSRLDLMARRIQTTIFVKNGPSFAGIGINGEGFATFTIAGPTGEGLTSARSFARRRRCVLDAH is encoded by the coding sequence AGTGGCTGCCGCCCGTGAGGCCTTCCTCGCCTTCTCTGACTGTTCCTTGGCGCAGCGCCGTACCTTCATCAATGCCGTGCGCGAAGCAGCCAGTCAGCAGGAACGTCTGGAATACATGGCCACGGCTGCTGTCGAGGAGACCGGGATGGGCAATGCCCACCACAAGGTTCTCAAGAATCTCTATGCGGCAACCCGCACCCCTGGTGTCGAAGATCTCGTCATGGAGGCACGTCAAGGCGACGACGGCTTGACCACCCTCGAATACTCCCCCTACGGAGTCATTGGCGCCATTACGCCGACGACGAATCCCACTGAGACGATCATCTGCAACACCGTCGGAATGTTGGCTGCCGGTAATACCGTCGTCTTCAGCCCCCATCCGCGAGCCCGTCATCTCAGCGCATGGCTCGTTGACGTTCTCAATCGCGCGATGGTCGAGGCAGGGGCTCCCGACAACCTCATCACTGTCATCACTGAGCCGACTCCAGACACCACCAAAGCTCTCATCAACCACCCCGACATCACGATGCTTGTAGCGACCGGCGGGCCGCAAATCGTCAACATGGTGCTGTCGAGCGGCAAGAAAGCGATTGGCGCCGGATCGGGCAACCCGCCTGCCGTCGTCGACGAAACCGCTGATGTGGCCAAGGCCGCCAGCGACATCGTCCAGGGAGCCAGCTTCGATAACAACCTGCCGTGCACCGCCGAGAAGGAAGTCATCGTCGTCGCCGAAGTGCTGCCCCAGCTCATGACAGCCATGACGGCCAATGGCGCGCAGGTTGTCAGTGATCCTGAAGAGCTCGCCAAGCTGCGTTCTTTACTGCTCGACACTTCTGGTACTCGACCGAATACCGCATGGGTTGGTCAGGACGCCCAGAAGATCCTGCGAACTGCGGGGATTGAGCCTCATCAGGACACCCGCTTGGTGACAATGGTTACTGATCCGTCGGACCCGTTCGTGCAAGTCGAGATGCTCATGCCAGTGGTGCCGGTGGTCCCCGTCACCGATTACCTGACCGCCATCGACTTGGCTGTCGAGCTGGAACACGGCAACCGTCACACTGCAATCATGCACTCCAAGGATGTTTCGCGGTTGGACCTCATGGCCCGACGCATCCAGACGACGATCTTCGTCAAGAATGGGCCATCTTTCGCCGGCATTGGGATCAACGGGGAAGGGTTCGCCACTTTCACTATCGCGGGGCCAACCGGTGAGGGGCTGACCTCGGCCCGCAGCTTCGCTCGTCGGCGGCGTTGCGTCCTGGACGCACATTAA
- a CDS encoding DUF3017 domain-containing protein: MRQPRHAAEAPVSTATRHARRSERCAESKEHLQSWWALTVCLLGVAASAIVMGTGHWRRGAMVFAASVLMAGILRVVLPEQSAGLLAVRTRWIDSVLLLGLGAVMVVVILTR; the protein is encoded by the coding sequence ATGAGGCAGCCGCGCCACGCTGCTGAGGCGCCCGTCAGTACCGCGACTCGACATGCTCGACGGAGCGAGCGTTGCGCTGAATCTAAGGAGCATCTTCAATCTTGGTGGGCGCTCACGGTCTGTTTGCTCGGGGTTGCTGCCTCAGCAATTGTCATGGGCACGGGACATTGGCGTCGCGGCGCGATGGTCTTTGCGGCATCGGTGCTTATGGCGGGGATTTTGCGGGTAGTGCTGCCCGAACAAAGTGCCGGGTTATTAGCTGTCCGGACACGGTGGATTGATTCGGTTCTCCTGTTAGGGCTAGGGGCGGTGATGGTCGTCGTCATCCTCACGAGGTGA
- a CDS encoding bifunctional methylenetetrahydrofolate dehydrogenase/methenyltetrahydrofolate cyclohydrolase encodes MTAQKLDGKATAAAIKSELAERVAALRDQGVVPGLGTVLVGEDPASHQYVAGKHRDCAQVGIESIRVDLPADVTEEELAQKIRGLNANPHCTGYIVQLPLPRHIDTNWALNLIDPNKDADGLTPASLGRLVLNEPAPLPCTPRGIVELLTRHGIELPGANVCVVGRGTTVGRPLGLLLTRRSENCTVTLCHTGTRNLAEHTRQADIIIGAAGSPGLINADMIREGAVLVDVGVSRTPEGKIQGDFTADVWEKAAWVSPNPGGVGPMTRAMLLSNVVDRAERLTADPS; translated from the coding sequence ATGACCGCCCAGAAACTCGACGGCAAGGCCACTGCCGCCGCGATCAAGTCCGAACTGGCCGAACGCGTAGCAGCTCTGCGCGATCAAGGTGTCGTACCGGGACTGGGCACCGTGCTCGTCGGGGAGGACCCGGCTTCGCACCAGTACGTCGCTGGCAAACATCGCGACTGCGCGCAAGTAGGCATTGAATCGATTCGTGTTGATTTGCCTGCCGACGTCACCGAGGAGGAACTTGCTCAAAAGATCCGCGGGCTCAATGCCAACCCGCATTGCACCGGTTACATTGTTCAGCTACCGCTGCCACGTCATATCGACACGAACTGGGCGCTTAACCTCATCGACCCTAACAAGGACGCCGACGGCTTGACCCCGGCATCACTGGGGCGTCTTGTCCTCAACGAGCCGGCCCCGCTACCGTGCACCCCGCGCGGCATCGTCGAGTTGCTGACCCGTCATGGCATCGAGCTGCCGGGTGCCAACGTCTGCGTGGTCGGACGCGGTACGACGGTGGGACGTCCGCTCGGGCTGCTGCTGACCCGTCGTTCCGAGAACTGCACCGTCACCCTGTGTCACACCGGGACCCGTAACCTTGCCGAACACACCCGGCAGGCCGACATCATTATCGGCGCTGCTGGGTCGCCGGGACTCATTAATGCCGACATGATCCGTGAAGGGGCAGTCCTCGTGGATGTCGGTGTGTCACGGACCCCCGAGGGGAAGATCCAGGGCGATTTTACTGCCGACGTGTGGGAGAAGGCCGCGTGGGTCTCTCCGAACCCCGGTGGCGTTGGACCGATGACCCGCGCCATGTTGCTATCTAACGTGGTAGACCGGGCTGAACGGCTCACCGCGGATCCTTCATGA